A stretch of the Notamacropus eugenii isolate mMacEug1 chromosome 2, mMacEug1.pri_v2, whole genome shotgun sequence genome encodes the following:
- the LOC140523500 gene encoding taste receptor type 2 member 7-like — MSNMVEKICVTVASGEFLVGVLANGFIGIVNCMDWVKTRKFSCLNFILIGLAISRIGLLGVMTSYVFSISFYSSATLSKRKSFQVMWTLSNNSSAWFAACLSVFYFLKIANFSHPIFLWLKWRIERGVFIVLLCFGVFSFFTSLTVILICDIFQTTYDLENKINSTQKIQEYKTHNLLIMILFSMGSIIPFALSMMSCLLLVLSLWRHTWQMRQNAMSSRDISMKVHMRVMTTTMSFLFLFVLYYAGLFSILSNIPLRRRKLTILFTLLGMKICPLTHSIILIVGHNRLRMAVLRVPWKLRVCFKD; from the coding sequence ATGTCAAATATGGTGGAGAAAATCTGTGTGACTGTGGCATCTGGAGAGTTCCTAGTTGGGGTTTTGGCCAATGGCTTCATTGGAATAGTGAATTGTATGGACTGGGTCAAGACCAGAAAATTTTCCTGCTTGAATTTTATCCTCATTGGCTTAGCCATCTCCAGAATTGGTCTATTAGGAGTCATGACATCATATGTCTTTTCAATCTCGTTCTATTCTTCTGCTACCTTGAGCAAAAGGAAAAGCTTTCAGGTCATGTGGACTTTGTCCAACAATTCCAGTGCCTGGtttgctgcctgcctcagtgtcttcTATTTCCTGAAAATCGCCAACTTCTCCCATCCCATCTTCCTCTGGCTGAAGTGGAGGATCGAGAGAGGAGTCTTCATAGTACTCCTATGCTTTggtgttttctcctttttcactTCCCTTACAGTAATATTGATATGTGATATCTTCCAAACTACTTATGatctagaaaacaaaataaactcaaCTCAGAAGATCCAAGAATATAAAACCCACAACTTGCTCATTATGATACTCTTCAGTATGGGAAGTATTATCCCCTTTGCTCTGTCAATGATGTCCTGTTTACTGCTAGTCCTGTCACTATGGAGGCACACTTGGCAGATGCGTCAAAATGCCATGAGTTCTAGAGATATCAGCATGAAGGTTCATATGAGGGTCATGACAACCACGatgtctttcctcttcctttttgttctgtATTATGCAGGCTTGTTCTCAATATTGTCAAATATTCCACTGAGGAGAAGGAAGCTGACTATACTGTTTACTTTGTTGGGCATGAAAATCTGCCCCTTGACCCACTCCATTATCCTCATTGTGGGACACAACAGATTAAGAATGGCTGTCCTTAGGGTGCCATGGAAGCTTAGAGTTTGCTTCAAGGACTAA